A single window of Granulibacter bethesdensis DNA harbors:
- a CDS encoding SIS domain-containing protein — protein sequence MTAQTVTMTVESASKPAFSDTDKARLAVARDVLLTEADALKVLADALDEQFMHAVEMIAASTGRVVVSGIGKSGHVGRKIAATLSSTGTPALFVHPAEASHGDLGMIVNGDIVLALSNSGETSELADLVAHTRRFGLPLIGVTGRSGSALARAADIVLLLPPVAEACPMGLAPTTSTTLQMALGDALAVALLKRRGFTARDFGAFHPGGRLGAQLRTVGDIMRSGDDMPLVLPDMRMDEAVLLISSKSLGCVGVVDKEGRLIGIVTDGDLRRHMAPDLWQRPVADIMTRDPRTIAPSVLAAEALHTMTGPARKDLPNSGQTARPINTLFVVDETHTPIGVVHIHDLLRAGVA from the coding sequence ATGACTGCGCAAACGGTCACCATGACCGTCGAGTCTGCTTCAAAACCTGCTTTTTCCGACACAGATAAAGCCAGGCTTGCCGTGGCCCGCGACGTACTGCTGACAGAGGCAGACGCGCTGAAGGTTCTGGCAGACGCACTGGACGAGCAATTTATGCACGCAGTGGAGATGATCGCTGCCAGCACGGGACGGGTCGTGGTCAGCGGAATCGGCAAGTCCGGGCATGTAGGGCGAAAAATTGCCGCCACCCTGTCCTCCACCGGCACCCCTGCCCTGTTCGTGCATCCGGCCGAGGCCTCCCATGGGGATCTCGGCATGATTGTGAATGGTGATATCGTACTGGCCCTGTCGAATTCCGGCGAGACATCGGAACTGGCCGATCTGGTGGCCCATACACGCCGTTTCGGCCTTCCCCTGATCGGCGTGACCGGTCGCTCCGGCAGTGCCCTGGCGCGAGCCGCCGATATTGTGTTGCTGCTTCCCCCGGTGGCAGAGGCATGCCCGATGGGCCTTGCCCCCACCACTTCCACCACCTTGCAAATGGCGCTCGGGGATGCGCTGGCCGTGGCGTTGCTCAAGCGACGTGGCTTCACCGCCCGGGATTTCGGCGCCTTTCATCCCGGTGGCCGTCTGGGGGCGCAATTACGAACCGTAGGCGATATCATGCGCAGCGGGGATGACATGCCACTCGTCCTCCCCGACATGCGGATGGATGAAGCGGTTCTGCTGATCAGCAGTAAAAGCCTGGGGTGCGTTGGAGTGGTGGATAAAGAAGGCAGGCTGATCGGCATTGTCACCGACGGCGATCTGCGACGGCATATGGCCCCTGATCTTTGGCAACGGCCGGTGGCAGACATCATGACCCGCGATCCGCGCACCATTGCCCCCTCCGTTCTGGCCGCCGAAGCCCTGCACACCATGACCGGCCCGGCCAGAAAAGACCTCCCAAACAGCGGCCAGACGGCACGGCCAATCAATACTTTATTCGTCGTCGACGAAACACATACCCCGATCGGGGTCGTTCATATTCATGACCTGTTACGCGCAGGAGTGGCTTAA
- a CDS encoding ribonuclease D, which yields MADKTIHLHRHDLPPSLDIGPIIAIDTETMGLNHHRDRLCLIQISAGDGHAHLVQIVPERLGGKGADCPNLKRLLSNPACVKLMHYARFDVGILQNALGITMSNVKCTKIAAKLVRTFTDRHGLKELCRDLLGVEISKQQQSSDWGAPELTPEQMAYAASDVLYLHALWNRLEGLLIREDRLALAEACFAFLPARARLDYLGYDEPDIFSH from the coding sequence ATGGCCGATAAAACCATTCATCTCCATCGGCACGACCTTCCCCCTTCATTGGATATCGGCCCCATTATCGCCATTGATACTGAAACGATGGGACTGAATCATCACCGGGACCGGCTATGCCTGATCCAGATTTCCGCCGGGGATGGTCATGCACACCTTGTGCAGATTGTGCCGGAGCGACTGGGCGGCAAAGGTGCCGACTGCCCCAATCTCAAACGGTTGCTCAGCAACCCCGCCTGCGTAAAGCTGATGCATTACGCACGGTTCGATGTCGGCATTTTGCAGAACGCATTGGGCATCACGATGTCCAACGTCAAATGTACCAAGATCGCCGCCAAGCTGGTTCGTACCTTTACGGATCGCCATGGACTGAAAGAGCTGTGCCGCGATCTTCTGGGGGTAGAGATCAGCAAACAGCAGCAGAGTTCCGATTGGGGCGCACCAGAACTGACGCCAGAGCAGATGGCCTATGCCGCCTCCGATGTGCTGTATCTGCATGCACTATGGAACCGGCTGGAAGGATTGCTGATCCGGGAGGATAGGCTTGCTCTGGCTGAAGCATGTTTTGCCTTTCTGCCTGCCAGAGCACGACTGGACTATCTGGGTTATGATGAGCCGGATATTTTTTCGCACTGA
- a CDS encoding complex I NDUFA9 subunit family protein has protein sequence MTTTESAPLTQDTIAGRIATVFGGSGFLGRSLIRLLAREGYQIRVPVRDPEQVMKLKSAGSVGQIVPLGVSLGSPDAEAGIARAVQGASLVVNLVGLLAEARKGDFQRVHVQAAGLIASLSARAGVLSFVHISALGADPASPSAYGRSKAEGEQAVRSAVPQAAILRPSVVFGAEDHFFNRFAAMAVSLPAVPVIYGDSLMQPVYVEDVARAILAASMQAAGNVIELGGPEVLTMRDIQHRILTMIGRKKPLIDIPDKMAMALAMIAEKMPGRPLTTDQLAMLGSGSVVSPQALTLETLGIVPTPIDLVVPHYLSRYRVGGLVARRVRKTTHSK, from the coding sequence ATGACCACCACGGAATCGGCGCCGCTCACGCAAGACACTATCGCCGGCCGGATCGCCACGGTTTTCGGAGGTTCCGGCTTTCTGGGGCGGTCGTTAATCAGGCTGCTGGCGCGGGAGGGGTATCAGATACGGGTTCCGGTGCGTGATCCTGAACAGGTTATGAAGCTGAAGAGCGCAGGGAGTGTCGGGCAGATCGTGCCGTTGGGTGTGTCGCTGGGGAGCCCGGATGCAGAGGCCGGCATTGCCCGGGCAGTGCAGGGGGCATCACTGGTAGTCAATCTGGTAGGACTGCTGGCGGAAGCGCGGAAAGGAGATTTTCAGCGCGTCCATGTACAGGCGGCCGGGCTGATTGCATCATTGTCCGCCCGTGCGGGCGTTTTGTCCTTTGTGCATATATCGGCTCTGGGGGCTGATCCCGCCAGCCCCTCCGCCTACGGACGCAGCAAGGCAGAGGGTGAACAGGCTGTGCGCTCTGCGGTGCCACAGGCCGCCATTCTGCGCCCGTCCGTTGTTTTCGGGGCCGAGGATCATTTTTTCAACCGCTTTGCCGCTATGGCGGTGAGCTTGCCGGCTGTGCCGGTAATCTATGGCGACAGTCTGATGCAGCCCGTCTATGTGGAGGATGTAGCCCGTGCAATTCTGGCGGCTTCCATGCAGGCGGCTGGAAATGTCATCGAACTGGGCGGGCCAGAGGTCCTGACGATGCGTGATATTCAACACCGTATCCTGACCATGATTGGTCGGAAAAAGCCGTTGATCGATATTCCCGACAAGATGGCGATGGCATTGGCGATGATCGCGGAGAAAATGCCGGGCCGTCCGCTGACCACTGATCAACTTGCCATGCTCGGGTCCGGCAGTGTCGTATCGCCGCAGGCCCTGACGCTGGAAACGTTGGGGATTGTGCCAACCCCGATTGATCTTGTGGTGCCCCACTATCTCTCCCGCTATCGGGTAGGCGGGCTGGTAGCGCGACGAGTAAGAAAGACCACCCATTCTAAATAG
- a CDS encoding NAD(P)-dependent oxidoreductase translates to MAERMLQFVRRAQAYPDKRAAEQRVEDFDEIYADFQPEQAAEQASRCSQCGVPFCSIHCPLSNNIPDWLKLTAEGRLEEAYEVSSATNNFPEICGRICPQDRLCEGNCVIEKNFNSVTIGSVERYITDTAWEKGWVKPPRPPHELEQSVAIIGAGPAGLAAAEQLRRLGYQVHVYDRYDRVGGLLIYGIPGFKLEKDIVLRRWKLLEDAGVVFHCGVEIGNGPDAVSMALLREKHDAVLVATGVYKSRELGGPGSGLPGIVPALTFLTASNRVGLGDKVEDFDNGVLNAAGKDVVVIGGGDTAMDCVRTSIRQGAKSVKCLYRRDKANMPGSMREVKNAEEEGVEFVWLSAPEAFLGEDQVNGVRAVRMHLGLPDASGRQSVEPLEGSHYTIPADLVIKALGFDPEDMPGMFGTPELGVTRWGTLKVDPKTFMTTLPGVFAAGDIVRGASLVVWAVRDGRDAAAEMHRFLQGKAPATLKEHESEPQGVPAAAE, encoded by the coding sequence ATGGCTGAACGCATGCTCCAGTTCGTCCGTCGTGCGCAGGCCTATCCCGACAAACGCGCGGCAGAGCAGCGCGTGGAGGATTTCGACGAGATCTATGCCGATTTCCAGCCTGAACAGGCGGCAGAGCAGGCATCGCGGTGCAGCCAGTGCGGGGTTCCGTTCTGCTCAATCCATTGCCCGCTTTCCAACAACATCCCCGACTGGTTGAAACTCACCGCTGAAGGCCGGCTGGAGGAAGCATACGAAGTCAGCAGCGCCACCAACAACTTCCCTGAGATTTGCGGTCGTATCTGCCCGCAGGATCGCCTGTGTGAAGGCAATTGCGTGATTGAGAAGAACTTCAACTCGGTCACCATCGGCTCGGTTGAACGCTACATCACGGACACGGCGTGGGAAAAAGGGTGGGTGAAGCCCCCACGTCCGCCTCATGAACTTGAACAGTCTGTGGCGATCATCGGTGCTGGCCCGGCTGGTCTGGCCGCGGCGGAGCAACTGCGCCGGCTCGGTTATCAGGTGCATGTCTATGATCGCTATGATCGTGTTGGCGGTCTGCTGATCTACGGGATCCCCGGCTTCAAGCTGGAAAAAGACATCGTGCTGCGTCGCTGGAAGCTGCTGGAAGACGCTGGTGTCGTGTTCCATTGCGGCGTGGAGATCGGCAACGGTCCCGATGCGGTTTCCATGGCCTTGTTGCGGGAAAAGCATGATGCGGTTCTGGTGGCGACAGGTGTGTATAAGTCCCGCGAACTGGGTGGCCCCGGCTCCGGCCTGCCGGGGATCGTGCCCGCTCTGACCTTCCTCACCGCTTCCAACCGCGTTGGCCTTGGGGACAAGGTGGAGGATTTCGACAACGGTGTTCTGAATGCGGCTGGCAAGGATGTCGTTGTCATCGGCGGCGGTGATACGGCGATGGATTGCGTCCGCACCTCCATCCGGCAGGGTGCGAAATCGGTAAAGTGTCTGTACCGCCGCGATAAAGCCAACATGCCGGGCTCGATGCGGGAAGTGAAAAATGCAGAGGAGGAGGGCGTCGAATTCGTATGGCTCTCCGCGCCGGAAGCATTCCTTGGTGAGGATCAGGTCAATGGTGTCCGGGCCGTGCGGATGCATCTCGGTCTGCCGGATGCGTCCGGTCGCCAGTCAGTGGAACCACTGGAGGGCAGCCATTACACCATCCCGGCCGATCTGGTGATCAAGGCACTCGGCTTCGATCCGGAAGATATGCCGGGGATGTTCGGCACGCCGGAGCTGGGGGTAACTCGCTGGGGCACGCTGAAGGTGGATCCCAAAACCTTCATGACTACTTTGCCAGGTGTATTTGCGGCCGGTGATATTGTGCGTGGCGCGAGTCTTGTCGTCTGGGCGGTGCGCGATGGCCGTGATGCAGCGGCGGAGATGCACCGTTTCCTGCAGGGCAAGGCGCCTGCCACCCTGAAAGAGCATGAGAGCGAGCCGCAGGGCGTCCCGGCGGCGGCGGAATGA